The Macaca thibetana thibetana isolate TM-01 chromosome 11, ASM2454274v1, whole genome shotgun sequence genome window below encodes:
- the LOC126930256 gene encoding peptidyl-prolyl cis-trans isomerase A, producing the protein MVNPTVFFDIAVDGEPLGRVSFELFADKVPKTAENFRALSTGEKGFGYKGSCFHRIIPGFMCQGGDFTRHNGTGGKSIYGEKFEDENFILKHTGPGILSMANAGPNTNGSQFFICTAKTEWLDGKHVVFGKVKEGMNIVEAMERFGSRNGKTSKKITIADCGQLE; encoded by the coding sequence ATGGTCAACCCTACTGTGTTCTTCGACATTGCCGTCGACGGCGAGCCTTTGGGCCGCGTCTCCTTCGAGCTGTTTGCAGACAAggttccaaagacagcagaaaattttcgtgctctgagcactggagagaaaggatttggttataagggttcctgctttcacagaattattccagggtttatgtgtcagggtggtgacttcacacgccataatggcactggtggcaagtccatctatggggagaaatttgaagatgagaacttcatcctaaagcatacaggtcctggcatcttgtccatggcaaatgctggacccaacacaaatggttcccagtttttcatctgcactgccaagactgagtggttggatggcaagcatgtggtctttggcaaagtgaaagaaggcatgaatattgtggaggccatggagcgctttgggtccaggaatggcaagaccagcaagaagatcaccattgctgactgtggacaactcgaataa